In the Cuculus canorus isolate bCucCan1 unplaced genomic scaffold, bCucCan1.pri scaffold_97_arrow_ctg1, whole genome shotgun sequence genome, GGGAAGACGGAGTGTGGCTGAGCTGTACTGGACCAGAGATCCTCCGTCCCGTGgactgcctccatctctcctggcTTTGTCCCCAACgtcttctctcctgcttcaggCCAGCAAGGGGAGTTTTGCATGCTGTGCACTATGGAGAAGCACATACTGCAGGTTTTCAGTAGCAGCGGCAGCGCAATACAGCCCACGTCCTTCGTCAGAAACATCAAGAGTAAGGATAGCTGTGCTCCCCTTTCATAGCCATGCAGGGCAACAGTGAGCGATGCAGGAGCAGAACCTTTGAGATCAGGACAGGTCTTGGCAGACTGCTCTTCAGAGCTGACGCTTGGAGCCTGCCAGGGGCTGCGTGGGGCTTCTCCCGTGGCCAGCCTGAGTCTGACATCTGGTTTGGGTTGAGGGGGCTCAAGCCCCATGTTCCCTGCcctgagggagggagagagggaggaagggaaggagggagggagaaaaggaaggccTGCCTGTGTTGGAGCGCGTGCTGGGACTGAATCCTCCCTCTCCTACAGAGATTGCCACGCACATCCGCTTAGGCCGCCAGGAGGATGCACATGAGTTCCTGAGTTTCACCATCAATGCCATGCagagggcctgcctggatggcTGTACCGAGTACGTGGGGCCCCTTGACAGCCCatgctgctgttctctgctgtcCCCTCACTGTTCCCGTGTGCCTGTGGGAGGGGACTGTGGGGTGAACGTGTCCCCCGGGTTGGCTTGGAGTGAGGTGCTGCCTCCGGGGcgcagctctgccccacggtgacacagctctgggctgctgtcTGCCTGCTCCCTTGCCCTGACTCCTCTGGCCCAGCATAGCTGAGCTCCTCTCACCAAATCCTAAGGGTGCATTGGGTTTAGGATCCTGTCCCAGGTGCCAAGCAATCCAGGTGTGATTCCTAGTTGAGCCCCGTCTCTGTGGCTGCGGGTGGGAGGGCTTCCTGGGAGGCCTGTGTCGCGGGAAGCTGCGTTGCCTTTGCCTGCAGTGCCCAGCGCGGAGCTCCAGGCAGGGGTTTGTgctgctttgagcagcctggtgccaCCCCTTGAGCTGTGCCACGCGGGGAGCAGAGTGACAGGGGCTGTGACTcgcctgctgccagctctctgctggccAGAACACAGCGGGGAGGTGTCCTGAGGGCACAGCGGTGGCCCGTGGGGTGGCCGTTGCGGAGGGGCGGTGTGAGATACGGTGCTGCTGTCTCTAGGTTGGATCAGCAGAGCCAGACCACAACGCTGGTTCACCAGATCTTTGGTGGCTTCCTGCGGTCGCGTGGTGAGTGCTGGCTGCCGGGGCCTGTAGCTGTCGGGGCTGCTGCTTCCCCGAGAGCCTTGCAGGAAAAATCTTTTGGGAAAATTACTAAGTATGTGTAAATtatctggagctgcagctggtccATCGTGCAATCCCTGCGGGCCGTGATGCCTGTGGTGGAGATGGTAAAAGCTGTTGGCTGTGGGTCCCCAGCTCCTTGCCACCAGCAAAGGAACCTGTGTTGCCAGCTCTCTGGCAACTCTTGCTGCCCCTACACAAAGTGGAATTGCCGGCCTTCGTCCTTGCCAGGTGGTGAATCCTGGTGCCCAAAGGCGGAGAGGGGGAATCCTGCACTGCCTGCGCTGTGCTGAGatggtggtgggtgctggcgTTGTGTCAGGGAGTGctcatggctttttcttttgcagtgatgTGCAAAGCGTGCAATTGGCCCTCGGACACCTATGAACCCTTCCTGGACCTGGCGGTGGAGATTGAGGTACTGTGTCAGGGTGGCGATGGGGAGGAGCTCAGCTCTCGGAGGGGCTGTTGTGGCAGCTGCACCGTTAGTGCCTCAGGGTTCCTTAACCTGCTGCTGTCAAGTcccagtgcaggcagcagggaagcagaTGCTGTTGTTACGCTGCCTCCTACTGTGTGTTGTCTCTTGGGCCAGTGTCTGGGAAGGGAGCCAGGCTGTCGCGTGGACAGGCCGCTCGTGCCCTGacctctcctctgtccttgcagGAAGCTGAAAGCATCGAGCAGGCACTGAAGTTGTTTGTGAGGCCAGAGATGCTGTGCGAGGAGAACGCCTACATGTGTGACAAGTGAGTGTGTGGGCCTGTGCCAGGGGGAAGCAGGCAGGGCTTCTCTACCTGCTCCATGGCTAAACCGGGAGGTACGTGGCCATGGAAGCGTTCACTGGAGCCGCTTGGCCAGGGCTGGCAACCACCTGGCAATCACAGTTCCATCTGCCGTGGAACAGCTGGAATAGCTCGAGCTCTTTCTGTGCAGGTGCAAGACCAAAGTGCAAGCCATCAAACGCTTCAGCATCCACCGAGCCTCCAGTGTTCTTATAGTCTCGCTGAAGCGCTTTTCCATCTTCAGTGGAGGCAAAATCAAGAAGGTGAGTACttggcactgcagagctggggctgtctCCTGGCCCAAGGCCCTGTGGCCCAGAGCAGGGTGGGAGGTGCACGGTgcgagctctgctgcagcccttctccagctgtgcAGTGGTAGTTGAGCTGGTCCTGGTGTCTTGCTCACTGTGACCTCTGCCCGGGGAGAGCGAGCCCTCCTCTCTCAAGACAGGGGACTCGGAGGACAGCTGAGCTGTTGCTCCGGCAAGAAAGCGGTCTGTTGTGCGGGCTCCTGAGATGTCGTCTCTCCACAGGAAGTGACATACCCTGAGGTCTTGGACATCCGACCTTACTTGTCAGAGGACAAAGGGGACCCGATGAATTACGAGCTCTACGCCGTGCTGGTGCACTCTGGGTACTCCTGCCGCTCAGGGCACTACTACTGCTACGTGAAGGTGAGCCCAGTGCGCTCTCTTGGCACCTGCTCTGGGCTGGGTGCCGGTGGGTTCTCTTTCGCCAAATCCCCTTTCCTAGCCCTGAGCCACCTGTGGGTTTTGtggagcagagctctgccaCTAGGCGCCgttcctgctgctcttcaggcCAGGAAGGTCCCCAAATGCAACCCAACCCcgttctctcttcttctgcaggcCAGCGATGGGCAGTGGTACCAAATGAATGATGCTGTTGtctgcctcaccaacctcaaGGTGGTCCTGAACCAGCAGGCCTATGTGCTTTTCTACGTGAGGTGAGAGCACCCGGtgtctcccagccccactggcCACTGCTCTCGGCATTTGGGACAGGGCTGGTAGCACGAGCCAGGGTGTGGGACGGAGCtggctcagagcagggaggcagggagaggtccAGCCCTTGTGGATCAAGCACTCTAGGTCAAGAGCAGCTCAcctccttgtttcttttgtgcatctctgaggagaGTGTTGCAGGCGCCCCCCTCACACTTAACACATgcgcttctctgctttcaccaGAACACCCGGCACCAGCAAGAGCTTTGAGGAACCCATTGCCGAGGCTGTGTCCATCGCGCCCAGCCAGCCAGTGATGGGCCAGGTGAGTCCCGGAGCTcgcttcctgggagctgctgccactcTGTCCACTCTGCAAGGGCAGGGGttgcagctttggaggaaggtgggCACAAGGGAGGACCGTTTGCAGGAGAGACCCTGCTGAGCCAAGGGTTCCTGGGTGAGCCGTGCCCCTTGAATTCCCTCCTCACTGaacttctgtctgtctttctctttgtctaGAAACCCGAGATGCAGCCTGCAAACAAGCtgtctgggcaggaggaggttggggTGTCTGTGCCCTGTAGAACATGCAGTACAGGGCCAAAGCTTCCCACTGCCtccaagctgctgcaggagctccgAAAGtacctctctgctgtgcctggggtCAAGCCACCTGCTCCAGAAGACTCCAGGCGGGCTAAATTGAAGAGGTCCCTGTTGGCCGTCAgtgctgtggagcagagcagctccacatcACCACCAGCAGCCAAGAAGCTGGCACTCTCTGCTGAAAAGGTGAGTCTGAGTTTCTGCCCAGTCTTCAGTAGGCACCTTCTGATTCTTCTTCTGCCACCTCTCACTTCCTTCCCCAGGctgcctgtccccctcccctttctctgggctcccctttttcattttctcctcttggctTACAGAATCTCTTCTTTAGACCACcaagtttttattcatgtcCATAACTACAGGGCAGCACTCCGGAGGCGGTGAGCAGAGATGACCGTTGCACACAacttcagctgcagcttccaGAGCAGATGCACCCCATGGACATCACCCACCCTGACTCCACTTCCCAGCCTTCTGGCAAGTTGAGGTGAGTTGTGccagctgctcccaggcagCAAGGCCAGTAGCAATCTTCCGATAGTCCATGAAGCAACTGCCTGGCCTGGCAGCTGGCTCGAGGAGTGATCTTGGCAGCCGGCTCTTCTGTTCTCCTGGGCTGTCAGGGCTCGCTCTGGATCCCGGAAGCAGGGCGGTGCCTCTGACTGTTAGCACAGGGTGGGAGGGAGTTTTGCAAGCCCTCGCCATGTTCTGGTGTCCCCTGGGATGAGGAGGCACCAGCCTGGTCTAGATCTTCCTCTGGGTCTCCCTTGTAACCTTTGCCATCGGCACGTGCTGCAGCAACACTtgctccttccctgtcccccGTGGGACAGCGTGTGCTCTGTGTGGGGCTGGCGTGGGGCAGGTCATCGTGTGCgcttgcagctgctgccctaGAGCAGGGTCTAATTCAGGTTTTGTGGCTGTGATGGCAGCAGTTGATTGCTGTGCTCGTGCATCTCgggatggtgaggaagggaggggCTCCACTCGGGGCCTGGCTTTCAGACCGTGTCTGCgtcttttcctgtctttcagcacATCTTCATCTGCGCTGAAACTGCCGAATGCAGAAAAGCCTCCTTTGAAAATCATCATCAAATTATCAGCCCTTGGGGACCTCAGCTCCCCTCTGAAAAAGCGCCACCATAGGGCAGACGGCAGCCCTCAATCTCAATCTGTTAATGGCGAAGATGACACCTCCAGCCCGCCCAGAAAGAAGAGTCGCACGCCCGGGAACTCGGTGTCCATCAcgggggaggaggcaggcaagAGTGCCAGTGGTGGCCAGAaggagccaggctgccaggagtTGGGTGCAGAGCaaaagaagcacaagaaaaagaagaaggacaagaagaagaaggacaagaagaagaagagggagaggaagaagaaggagaagagggagaagaagaagaagaagaaggagaagaagaagaagaaggagaagaagaagaagaaggacaagaagaagaagaaagagaagaagaagaagaggaggagaagggctcTGTCTTCCGGCAGGTGAGGGGCTAgagtcttttctgtttgtacagcacttgcagctgctgccctaGAGTAGGGTGTTATTTAGATTCTGTGGCTGAGATGGCAGCAGTTGAGTGCTGTGCTTGTGCATCTCgggatggtgaggaagggaggggCTCCTTCTCAGGGCCTGGCTTTCAGACCatgtctgcatcttttcttgtctttcagcaCATCTTCATCTGAGCTGAAACTGCCGAATCCGTAAAAGCCTCCCTTGAAAATCATCATCAAATTATCAGCCCTTGGGGACCTCAGCTCCGTGCTGAAAAAGCGCCACCATAGGGCAGACAGCAGCCCTCAATCTCAATCTGTTAATGGCGAAGATGACACCTCCAGCCCgcccagaaagaagagctgcacGCCCAGGAACTCGGTGTCCATCacgggggaggaggaggcagggaagagtGCCAGTGGTGGCCAGAaggagccaggctgccaggagtTGGGNNNNNNNNNNNNNNNNNNNNNNNNNNNNNNNNNNNNNNNNNNNNNNNNNNNNNNNNNNNNNNNNNNNNNNNNNNNNNNNNNNNNNNNNNNNNNNNNNNNNGAGGAACGGGAATGATTAGACAAGCTAGAATGAGAATTTGGGAAAGACAGAATCAGGCGGAatctaatgcagaactaagtccattatttgatcttcttaagggaggacgtGGCTTTAACAGCAGCTGNNNNNNNNNNNNNNNNNNNNNNNNNNNNNNNNNNNNNNNNNNNNNNNNNNNNNNNNNNNNNNNNNNNNNNNNNNNNNNNNNNNNNNNNNNNNNNNNNNNNNNNNNNNNNNNNNNNNNNNNNNNNNNNNNNNNNNNNNNNNNNNNNNNNNNNNNNNNNNNNNNNNNNNNNNNNNNNNNNNNNNNNNNNNNNNNNNNNNNNNNNNNNNNNNNNNNNNNNNNNNNNNNNNNNNNNNNNNNNNNNNNNNNNNNNNNNNNNNNNNNNNNNNNNNNNNNNNNNNNNNNNNNNNNNNNNNNNNNNNNNNNNNNNNNNNNNNNNNNNNNNNNNNNNNNNNNNNNNNNNNNNNNNNNNNNNNNNNNNNNNNNNNNNNNNNNNNNNNNNNNNNNNNNNNNNNNNNNNNNNNNNNNNNNNNNNNNNNNNNNNNNNNNNNNNNNNNNNNNNNNNNNNNNNNNNNNNNNNNNNNNNNNNNNNNNNNNNNNNNNNNNNNNNNNNNNNNNNNNNNTTATCTCACCCCATATCCAATCTTTTTGCCTGTATCTCAACCCGTATccattctctctgcctgtatctcacCATGTCCCTGTACTCTCTGCCCGTATTTCACCCAATCTCTGatctctctgtctttatctcaCCCTGTATCCAATCTTTTTGCCTGTATCTCACACTGTATCCATTCTTTCTGCCTTTATCTCACCCTGTATGTGATGTCTCCGCCTGTACctcaccctgtccctgtcctctctGCCCATATCTCAACCGGTATCCGTActctctgcctgtatctcacACTGTATCCATTCTTTCTGCTAGTATCTCAACCCGTCTCCGTTCTCTCTGCCCTTATCTCACCCCACATCCAATCTTTTTGCCTGTACCTCAACCCGTATCTgttctctctgcctgtatcACACCCCGTCCCCATTCTCTGTGCCGTATCTCAGCCCGTCCCCGCTGTGTCTGCCTGTATCTCACCCCGTCCCCGTACTCTATGCCCGTATCTCACCCAGTCTCCAATCTCTCTGCCTTTATCTCACCGTGTATCCAATCTTTTTGCCTGTATCTCAACCTGTACCAAgtctctctgcctgtatctcaATCTGTCCCTGTTCTCTCTGCCCATATCTCACCCGTCTCCATTCTCTCTGCCTAACCCTAACGCTAACCCTAATGACTctaaccctaatcctaaccctaacaATGACCCTAACCCtcaaacattttgtctgaaaatcatCACCCATTTGTGTGCTTTGTGGTGCCAGCCTCTCTTGCTCTTTGTCTCACTCCCATTCCCTTACGGTGTGTGTGTCAGATCGGATCCGCGTGACCTGGGTTGTGTTCGGGGATCATATTTTTGTCCAAACGGGTTGGCATTTGTTTCTGTATCTTAGGCAAGTTGCGCCCCCATGTCCCAGCTGTGCACCCCAGCATTTTAGTCTGTTGATATTTGTtggagccagaataaatatAGCTTTTTGAAcatccctgatgttccctccctcATCCGAGAAGAGAAACTTCTCTCCTGCAGCGTCCTTGCTCCTTTTAGGAAAATAGCTGGTcattaaaatcacttttcttgtcCCATCCTTAGGCGGGACAGCAGGAAGGTGACAAGGAATGATCTACGGGGACTCGGGGATGCTCTTCAGCCTGGCCAAGGAggagccac is a window encoding:
- the LOC128850840 gene encoding ubiquitin carboxyl-terminal hydrolase 36-like, whose protein sequence is MPPPVSPRPAPVPPREAERGDTGRVRWRRSPVRSGDTCAERRRRGSVSVAGRSGTAGTAPRRQGRGGAGREALGDRGGDRMGRPGGAGEGERSGPLPWPRDAAPRSGTLWRPPRPLDRPLRSPQPPGSAIAIEEHLEFGKDGRELHQELATPFQAPQQKKMEVEPIEHSTSEQPNRLQGKDELLSPCKEAADSPEPAQQRSEHVPGMQGDGIPLPKKVLFPVERLSMQWQRTHQIGAGLKNLGNTCFLNSTVQCLTYTPPLANYLLSREHSRTCQQGEFCMLCTMEKHILQVFSSSGSAIQPTSFVRNIKKIATHIRLGRQEDAHEFLSFTINAMQRACLDGCTELDQQSQTTTLVHQIFGGFLRSRVMCKACNWPSDTYEPFLDLAVEIEEAESIEQALKLFVRPEMLCEENAYMCDKCKTKVQAIKRFSIHRASSVLIVSLKRFSIFSGGKIKKEVTYPEVLDIRPYLSEDKGDPMNYELYAVLVHSGYSCRSGHYYCYVKASDGQWYQMNDAVVCLTNLKVVLNQQAYVLFYVRTPGTSKSFEEPIAEAVSIAPSQPVMGQKPEMQPANKLSGQEEVGVSVPCRTCSTGPKLPTASKLLQELRKYLSAVPGVKPPAPEDSRRAKLKRSLLAVSAVEQSSSTSPPAAKKLALSAEKGSTPEAVSRDDRCTQLQLQLPEQMHPMDITHPDSTSQPSGKLSTSSSALKLPNAEKPPLKIIIKLSALGDLSSPLKKRHHRADGSPQSQSVNGEDDTSSPPRKKSRTPGNSVSITGEEAAHLHLS